The sequence ACGACCACGTCGGTAGGCATCATTATACAAGGTCTAGGACGTGGATGTGTTGAGGATCTTATTTCCTGTCGACGTGACATACAGTACGTGTCTTCCAAAGAGGCACGGCACTTGGCGAGAGCTGCTCAACCActcctttttcttcatctgtgaTTTTCACAAAGACTAAGCAGTCGTCTGCGAAAATTACCCTTTGCATCACCAAGTAAAATCTAGAATCGGCGCCGTGTAATTTTTATACACTTCACTTGCCTTTGCCTTTGGCTTTAGAAGTGGTTGAAGCAGGACCTGGCTATCTAATTTTACGAAGGAAGAACTTGACAAGTAGAGAAagataagagagagaagaagaataCATCTGGCACTGATGATGCACTTACGTATTCAGGTAGTGTATCAGTCGTGATCATATTAAATAAGTGATATATCTActtcatctttttatttttgtttcaagtTCAAGATGAACACAACACTAGCTTAGATCTATAACTTAATGATTAAGGttgcagtggtggatccagagagGGGCACACTGGGCACGCaccccccccctctttattttttgttaaaacaaaagaaaatggggtTGGGGGTGgggcgtgccccccccccccttaattttgtaaaggcgaatcccctttacggaattcttggatccgcccctggttgTCTATGTCAATGAATGTGATGTACTTTGGAGCACTCCAGTAAGTTGAGCCTCTTGACTGGCAAGTTTGTGGCAATTAAATGTTGTAGATGTGTAGTCGGTCCATTGTATGGAATATACAGTACAAGGACCCTACCCTTTGACTTCCCTGAAACAAGTTATAGAGGAAGATAACATCTATATCAGTCTTTTAATTTTCCGCAACGATAGTGTAGGCCAGAGCCTGTTCATCAATCGGGATTGCTTTTAATTGTTCTCTCCAGCTCTCTCAATCAAAGTGGCTGACATTTTCACTAACAAGTTAATTAAAAGTTTTTGtcattaatacaatgtatgtatgtaggcctacttcatcTGTATGATGGTATTGTGGATACAGTTACTGTAAAGTAATCCAGATCAGCTAAAATGTGAGTGAAATCAGgaaatgtaaatatgtgtaatcCTTGTGATTCATGCAGTTTCGACTTTGCTCGGTAGAAGTCCTCTTCATAATGCTGCTAAAATGCAAGGATACTAATAGTAACTGGTATAGGCATAATAAGATAACTGATCCTTTTCAAATTATGGATTTGAAGAACATCATGTTTAGTCATGTGCATTATCACAGTGATAAACATTTCTGTGGATAATTCCAAGCTAACAAACTGTCTTTTCTCAACTTTGTTGGATCTGATTGCTCTAGAATGTGATGTATCACTTTGATATTGCCAGTTTCATCACAATCAactttcttttcatcatttttttctgaatgcAGGTACCCAGCATGTGAAGTAACTAGACCTGGCATTGCAAAACATTTCTTGCTGTTGGACAAGAACCTGGGGGCCTAGCGTTCTAGACAAATCAAGTCCCAAAGATGCTCCGGTACAGGCTGCTCACTTTTGATGTGAACAATACACTGATTCAAGTCCGGAACACGGCCGGGGACCACTATCGCAGGGTTGCCAAGATGTTTGGGGTGGAGGCCAAGGTACCTGACCTGAACCGTGGCTTTCGTGCGGCCTACAAGGAACAGGTGGCGGTTCACCCAAACTTTGGGGCCACCACAGGCCTCACTCCTGAGCAGTGGTGGACCGACGTTATATCCCGCACATTTCTCACGGCCGGCTACACTCTGAAGGAAGGTATCCTTGCTAAGATATCCTCCAAGCTGTACCAGGACTTCAGCACTAGTCAGACGTGGGAGACGTTCCCTGAGGTGAAAGAGATGCTGACGTTTCTTAACAGGAATGGAGTCGCGCTCGGAGTCTTGTCAAACAATGACGAAAGGTTGATGGGTGTGCTGCAGTCCTTGGACCTAGCTCCACACTTTGCATTCATCCTCTCATCATCGGAAATGAAATGCGAGAAACCCGATGCGGCATTTTTTCGTCTAGCCCTGGACAGGCTTGCTATTGATCCAGCTTTGTGTGCCCACATTGGCGACAATGTTGAATTGGACTACTTTGGGGCCAAAGCAGTTGGAATGGATGCCTACTTGGTGGATCGCAAAGGTTCCACCGAGGAGAATTGGCCTGATATCACTAAGGACCACATACTGTCTGATATCTCTGATTTGGAGACAAAGATTTTCAAGATGCCTTAAAACTGTGTGATTTTGCAATCCATGGTACTCTTCTTACaatcctttttgtttttattttatgaaaatatggaCTCTGGAAAAGAGCAACATTTGGatactttttttcattttgaatagttaatattgaatattgaatattaAATAGAGAAGGTGAAAAATGTGAAGTGTATTATTTCATGATattcctctttgttttttaattcaagGTAATACAAGCTGCAAATTCCATGGAAGTGAATTCAACCAAAATGAATTATTAAATGCTGCCCTGTCATTTATAGAATCCAAAGTTTGGCAGAACAAGGATATGCCAGGTACAAAGAGTCAAAGTCtcctctttttatcaaaatgtttgaGTGACTTACGAACTGCATCAAGTAGGCTCTCCCACTTGATGGTCACACTGATATGAGTAAACAGTGCTGAATGAAGTCTGCCTATCCATGCTTTGTTTGCAGTGGATATGgctgtacagttgaacctctcgtatccggacaagtcgggaccggggctcatccggataagggatttggccggatacgggagactcaatgctttatacatgtacataccgtataatagagctctatggtacatacacatacacatgtactgatgtagcccattgtagtaccacatgtagtaatgtgtatactgcgaccttttcattgttacactcagtaacagaccccaaaatagaggttcgtgtttgcaagcggaaatcattttcttttataaattcttgggatgatttacctaaataattattaagaaatgtatcaagtatatgtaattcatgtgtgtttcctcccgtaattattaaaaaaagaaaaaaaaaatcacggcgagattgcgtccggataatagagagatccggataaagggaggccggataatagaggttcaactgtacatgtatttccattaATTAACAATTAATTGCAGGTACATTGATGTGGATGTCAATCAAATGTAGGACTTTGACCCATCAGATCCTGGGGTAATTTTGCCGCAATAATTATCAACTCGGCCTCACTAACTGGTAATTGGGAGAAAGACAAAAATGGAAGTGTTTTTATTCATTAACTGTTTCAAAAACAGTAAAGAGAACTAAATATTTACCAGtctgagagaaaaatataaactttACTCTTCCAAAATGTATTTACCAATTAAAGATCAGTTTAAAGATTAGGAATTTATGGATTCTTTAGGTCATTTcgcacaaaaaataaagaaccacATATGAAAAACATAGTACTGAAATGAATCATTAGTTTTTAGTCAACTTTGTGAAGTACTGGTAATTAAAGATGAAATGATATCATTACCTACAGAATCAAGCCACAGAAATGTGGTTTCTTGGAATAGATGGGTTAAAGAAAGGATTGGTATTTTCATGTTTccatttatatgcaaattttaccTTCCCCTAAATTGTAATATTATAAACTACTTTTGTAGTGGCAGCTCAGTTCAGTTTTCCATGAAAGCATTAAGAATCAGTCACCAAGAATATAACCATAATATAGAAATCATTGTAATGTTTTCATGGAAGGTCTTGTGACTCAGAATGTATCATGGAATACATTTTACctacatttgtatatgttttAAAGGAACCTTATCTTGCCtggaaacaaacaacaacaacaacagaaaaaaaagcatcatTACATATCTGTTGTTTTTATTGGAGTCAAAAGTATTTGTTGAACCATTTTACACCAcctatcatttcaatatttgatACAATGCTCATGTGTTATGATTACATGAACTGTCAGTGCTTTTAGGAAAGCTACATGGTATTTGCATGATTCAGGATTTGGGACTGAAACATGGAATAAAACGTAAATGCAGAATTGTATTATTTGAAATCCTTATCATGTTTATGTCAATGTATATCAAGCCGACCTACTCGGCAAACTGTTTATGCTGCTTCCAGCGTGGAGTAGCACAGTGCATAGCAACAAAGATTATAATCATGAACTGCTTTTGTTCGCTGCAGTGTAGAGCAGCTAAAATTTGAGCTAAAGACAGTTGCCAAAGATTATTGCAAAATTCTTGATGATAGCATGCTTCTTGCTCTAAACTAGACACACTATTGATTTTGAAGGTATGTCGTAGATTCACACAAATGTATGATTAGCAAGTGTATGCCCCGTATTGACTGATTTATAACAGTTTAGCTTCAATATGAAGGCCCTGTCAAAATGTCACGGCTGAATATTTTAAGTCAAATTCTCATCTTTGAGGAGaattacaaattgtacattcCTTGCATTTGTATGTAAAGATGCATGTGTGAAAAGAAGTGCAAAATTAGGCACTTCAATCCAGTATGGGTTCTTTGCCAGCTCCCAGTTGATGAAGCCAGTGTGAACAGTCAATAGTACTTGGCTTGTTTGCAATGAAGTGCAATCATTGTTATTGCCTAAGGTCATTTCAGAGTACGGTCATTCATCTGCAAATATTATCAGATCTAGTTTTGGACAGTTGAAGGAAGTGATATGATAAGGCAGCAATCACTTAACTTGTCTTAGTAGGAAAACTAATATTGTTTTGTTCTGGGGTTGTGTAAACCTGTAGACATGAGGGTCGAGGGTATGATTAACTTAAGCTTTAATTGTGGTAGTCCATTTTTTCCTTGgttaaatgaatacaaaacaaatgaagcaaggtgaaaattgtcattctgatgcATTGTTCTGTACTGTCAGAGTGTCAATATTGATTCAGGGAACCAAACACTGCAAAGGTGAAATTCTAAAGTCAACGACATTGTGTTTACGCTGTTTGATTTCTTATCAACTTATCATATGCTTCTTGCCCCTAACATGAGTGTTGCAAAGTGTCCTGTTGTGTTTGCTTATACCATGTGGGTAAGGTTGTCAAGGTTAAATGGTCAAGGATGATAATAACAAAGGATAATGGAGCTAGactacaaaaatgaaagaaagagcaTATGTTAGATATTTACAGGGTCCTATAGATTGTGTGCAGGAGTGACAAAACACTTTACTTTGTTGGCATTCCAGTTGTGCTGCTGTAAGTTTGaacttaatttcaatttatgtttttcttcagtttgttgtTGTAAGGTGGCAGTTGCttaatactgatttttttttaaaaaaatctttatgaAAATCTGTAATGTGTCGTATCTTTTATTGAGGTAATTTTCAGATGTGTTTGAAGAATTGCATTCATCACCAAATAATTTTTGTACGTATATACGTATTAGAATTTTTTACACATACTTTCCCCAGTCTTTAGTTGGTACCATTTCGTGACTGCGTAATAGCCATTGTGCCGGGCATTTACCACATCATGACGATAAGGTGTATGGTTGCTCGTAAGATGGGATAAAATGGGACAAGGTAGCAAGTTCCCATGTTCGTACTGcatgaattttgaaatgttcaccTTGAGAACTGTGTTTAAGCCCCTAGTAAATGTCTAGAATATGACTCAAACTCTCACGCTCTTGACTGTCAGAAGCAGAAAAACAGTTCATTTATGTCCAGTAATTACTTGATGTCGAATGGAGGTCTTTCACATGCCGAATAGGACAGATTATGAGATGATATAACAGCCTTTGTATCTTGCTACCattgtccaatttcactcaggTTTTCAACAATCTGTAGTCTTGTATCACTGCTTTCAGTGAGTACAGCTTGTTTTAGGGGAAGATTTCCCTCGGGACTTCATACAAAACAGTCAAAGCTAAGTGGATATTATACAAATTCAGAATGTCTCATTTTCTGTTAGTTTAAGTCTCATGCCATCAGTATTGAACTCCAGTCCTTTCAGTTTCCAGTATATTTTTGATAATGTCTAGAAGATTGTTCGTGATATTTTTGATATCCTTTGTTGtgaaaatcagaaagaaaataagatgaACTGAATATGAAGACCACATTTAAGGACTTGAAATTATAATTAGGGTAAAATCACATACTTCTGTATCAGTCTACATCTGATAAGTGCCAAATTATGACAATTCAattgttttgttgaaataaattTCTGCAGAATGCAGGAAATAACCGCATTGAAAGAGACTGAAAAGTTGAAAGACCAAAGTTGTGGTGTGCCCCCTCCTCAAGGAAGATAGGAACAAAAGAGAGGTAGAAACATGGAGAGTAGGAATGAGCATTcgagagagggaaagagggggggggggggggcggaggagTAAATGtgtggaatacatgtacatggtattGTGCTTAAATAAACCTAAAATATCAATTCAGGGGCTCTTTAATTAAGACTGGTGACAGAATGGTTGAATATTTGCACATTTACTTCTACTTTGAAAATTTACAGAGACCATCTCTTCATTAGTCCACAGGCCTCTTTACGATCAAAGGTGTTCTAAAATCTTActacccccccccacacacacacgcaatggACATGTACaacatagtgtgtgtgtgtgtgtgtgtgtgtagatttaTACAGTAGATAACACCTTGTTGCTGCATGTTTAAATAGGTAAGGGTATTGAatcatttaaagggattgtatattATTGGTTGGGATGAGAATGgggcttttgactttttgtgaaataccaagaaaccacCTATGAAACAGAACAGAGCATACCActtgaagaggaattcaaagtttattagatgaaaatcggttttggaatggccgagacatccaaaaacaaagtaaaacaaagcgatcctaataaaaggtgggtcccgctTTTTATTAGGAatgctctttttggatatctcaaccattttaaaaacgattttcatcaaataaacgttgcatccctcttgaaattacatgttctttcatatttcaagaaggtttctcatcatctcaccgaAAATATtacaaacctgaagttaggtctcaaccaaaactataagcTCCCTTTAACCAGGAAGAGGGAATCTggataaaagacagaaaataagaTGAAGCAAAGAGGTAGCAGTCCACTAACCTGACAAGGTGTATCAAATACGAAGGCGtctattatgattatgaaattttgCTCATGTTTACTAAAATGCTCAGGGGAGATAGCATGTACAAATGGGACTAGTCTGATACAAAGCGGCTGATGACAATTGGATAGGCAATAAATAGAATTCTACCAATGTGTATTGAATATGGTAGGACAGACTGCAAATTGCAGAGTGCATTTTATCATGGCCTTCTTTGCTGTAATGTCCTAGAATGATACATCAACAGTCTGGATTCCTCcttgttattctttttattgCAGCTAACATACGGGTTATTATAAGCAACAGATCGGCTAGTTGCGACGTAAATGACTAGTGTATTGTTACACATCCCCTCCAAAGGTCAATGCACATCCGCACTAGGCAGATCATTATTGATTCTGTTCCTTATGGGAGAAATCAACGGAGGAGTGAATACCTGGCTTAAAGGTCATTAAGTGTGTGTTTTCCCCCGGTCTGTTATTCAGCCAGAATTTTAATCAGATCAGGTTATTCGATTTCATTGACATCTAGCATCATTTccgtgccaaaaaaaaaagaaggaaatacaacATGCTTTCTTATTGAGACAACATCCCcaattgaaaagaaagaagggaAGAAAGTAAATAAACGGCTGCAATAATCGATTGGCTGAACTTTGGACCCTACTCAAAAAGAGCTTGCTTTCCAGCCCCTTCAAAACGCcgagaatgaaagaaagtaacatacatggtatttttttaaagttttattcAGAAAATAAACGTTTTACTATATACATTATATGCAAGGTAATTGTTCTCATCATTTGCATGTGAGCACTTCcgttgttttattttcaatgaTAACGTCCTCTTTATATATTGATgcctatatacagtttgtcacaGTCACCATttatcagatattttttttttccgtttaacatgataataattataatgatatgatTGTATTTCCTTGTATTGGCAGCAATATCGTGTTCTGAATCACTTTGACTGGCCTATGAAACCAATAGAgttaatattgttatttttttttctgattcccCCACAATGAATAGTGCACTGTATATAACTCTTTTTATATCCGTATCGTTATCCGCATCTTTTTCTGAGTTGAAATTTACCCCCCTTGTTTgcttgtgttgttttttttcttgttttttatttttgccgAGATGTTATCCTCGGCTCTCTTCGTTCATTGGgtcttatttcaattttattttcatattcaacCATTTTGGATTACTGCACGAATCAGAAACATTCAACTCCTTTTACAAAATAAGTTAGACTTGAGGATCGAGCTGACAAAGGGAATGTGATTGAGGCATACATCCTTTGGTTGTATTAATATTGCACGGCTTTCCATGAAAGTCCATCattggtcattttgtcattttagtGAGTGAAGTCTCTATTCCGGTCAGGAGGGCGATATATGCCATGCTCCCAGTGTTGCCGCATCATTGGTGGGTGTGGCCTTGGTGATGGTAGACGCAGATTCCTGTGCTGGTGGAGCAG comes from Diadema setosum chromosome 17, eeDiaSeto1, whole genome shotgun sequence and encodes:
- the LOC140240973 gene encoding haloacid dehalogenase-like hydrolase domain-containing protein 3 yields the protein MLRYRLLTFDVNNTLIQVRNTAGDHYRRVAKMFGVEAKVPDLNRGFRAAYKEQVAVHPNFGATTGLTPEQWWTDVISRTFLTAGYTLKEGILAKISSKLYQDFSTSQTWETFPEVKEMLTFLNRNGVALGVLSNNDERLMGVLQSLDLAPHFAFILSSSEMKCEKPDAAFFRLALDRLAIDPALCAHIGDNVELDYFGAKAVGMDAYLVDRKGSTEENWPDITKDHILSDISDLETKIFKMP